DNA from Polaribacter sp. NJDZ03:
TCCATTTGCAGGAGGTGCTAATAATACAACTTATAAAATGGTGTGGAAAAATGAAACCTGGAATAGTACTTATAGTGAAATAATGGCACCCTCCAAGCAAATTATAGAACGAGCACGTGAAAAAAATCAACCTCAATTTGAGGCTTGGGCAAAACTTATTCGTATTTACGGTATTCAGAAAGTAGCCTCACTACATGGACCTGTCATTTATTCTAATTATGGTGCAAGCAACACAGTATCTATATATGATAGTGAAGAAGTACTCTATAAAAAGTTTTTTGAAGATCTTGATGAAATTAATAAGGTTTTAATAGAATATATAGATTTTGAGGGATTTAAAAATTTTGATATTGCCTATAATGGTAATGTGTCTCAATGGCTAAAATTGTCGAATAGTCTTCGCTTGATGCTAGCTATGAGATTAAGTAATGTCGATCCCCAGCTAGCTCAAGAACAAGCTGAGAAAGCAACTTCGCATCAATTAGGTGTATTAGAAAGCAATGCAGATAATTTTCAAGTTCAGCTGGGGTCAGAGAGACATCCTCTTAATACTATTGGTTATAGCTATAATGATACAAGAATGTCAGCAACCATGGAGTCTTTTTTAGTAGGGTTTAGGGATCAGCGAATTAGTAAGTTTTTTGCTCCAGTAACAGGGGGGAATATGGAAGATTTAGTTGCGTCTCATCCAGAATACCCATATAAAGGTGTTAAAAATGGAGCAATATTAAATGCTAAAGAGAAAAGAGTTTCTTTTTCTAAGCCTGGAGTTTATTTCACCACAAATCCAGATTATATAGTTTTAAGTTATTCAAATATTAATTTTATGCTTGCTGAAGCTAGGTTAAGAGGTTGGGATGTTGGTGTTATGTCTGTAAAAGATTATTACGAAGAAGGTGTAAAAGCTTCTTTT
Protein-coding regions in this window:
- a CDS encoding SusD/RagB family nutrient-binding outer membrane lipoprotein; this translates as MKLINIKIFIIFSIALTSLSCTSNFENINTDPYGVSNETLEQDYYDLGAFFPGMIRMLVNTTDFKYQIAQNLTTDSWVGYLAPPTPFAGGANNTTYKMVWKNETWNSTYSEIMAPSKQIIERAREKNQPQFEAWAKLIRIYGIQKVASLHGPVIYSNYGASNTVSIYDSEEVLYKKFFEDLDEINKVLIEYIDFEGFKNFDIAYNGNVSQWLKLSNSLRLMLAMRLSNVDPQLAQEQAEKATSHQLGVLESNADNFQVQLGSERHPLNTIGYSYNDTRMSATMESFLVGFRDQRISKFFAPVTGGNMEDLVASHPEYPYKGVKNGAILNAKEKRVSFSKPGVYFTTNPDYIVLSYSNINFMLAEARLRGWDVGVMSVKDYYEEGVKASFQQWGAEGVDDYLSDDVSKPIDYKDPAADVATENAFDAQTNITIMWDETSTNSIKLERIITQKWIAGFPNSNEAWVDFRRTGFPAIEPVYKNDSDSGDGVVLVGEHIKRMRFIEEEYAENPKGIDDVLGKINGPDKISTRLWWDVNGL